The genomic segment TTTTTTCATATATTGGAAGGTTTTCGGAGGGATCATCTCTCAATATCCATATTTGAAAATGTATCCGACACGAGGTATTTGCTATACAAGTCAGAGAATtgacccattttttttttcattttcgtaCAGCGAAAAGGATACCTCGAGTGCAGCCGTCACAAAATCCCGCCGGAATGGTTCTCATGGATAGATCTGCAGAGCAAACAGCAAGGGCATCTTGTTGCTCGTATTAGGCGACCCAAAGTCAAGATCGAGTATCATATATGAATATGCGTTCAACAAGGGTATgttcaatttttaaaacttttgttttCTTCCATATATTAAAGGCTTGTACTTCATACTAAGTTTAAATATATGGCGGACACAAGTattttagagaagatgaaatagTAGTGCTTATAAATTGTAGTTTCTCATTTATGTACCGATTCATTTCGGAATTGTACATGCTTTAGAGGTTTTTGGGGTTGGAGAGCGGGTTTTACTTGCAAGTTCCATATATTCCTGACTTACATATTCAAATAAGAAATGCCATTTTTCCTCTTTCTATAACCAGTTTTGGTTGCTCATTTATAACTCATTTGTTCCATcttaatttatggtaaaaatactgTACAAGTCCTTGTATTATAGTACAAAATGCATTTTGATTCTTGTAATTTTAAAATGAGAAAACGGGGTAAAAGTACCATCTTACTCAAAAAAATGATTAAACCAGTCTTTGTAGTTAGATTACAGAGAAAATTAATGACCGTTAAAAACTTGGCATGAGGTATATATAACTGTCATATGGTACTATCTGGTTATTCTTGTCATACACTTAGTTTTTAATTGTATAAATAGGACCGATTTAATCTTTGATATAACATATAAGAATTAatttgtgtaatttttttttataaatagagCAATCTACAATCTGATTTTAATGTAAATGCCTTTGaggtaggggtgtgcaaaatttggttaaaaccaaaaaaattcggttaaccgaccgaattcggttaatcggtcgattaaccgaattttttcggtcgggggtcggttaattattttttaattttttggttaacggttaattcggttcgaaaccaatcggttaaccgaattttttcagtttaaccgaaaaattaataaataaaattataatatataaataggccactattcacctaaacccaatccaaacccaagtattcaacccaacccaaccaatcataaaaattacaaataatttaataaataaaaataaaattctaaaacaaaaactaaagtcggttaattcggttcatttttaaccaaaaataaaaaacatataatttttggttaattcggttaaccgaccgaattaaccgaaaaaatttcagttcggttaacggttaaaaattttgaaaggtcggttaattcggttaatgttatttcgggttggttaaccgaatgaacacccctacttCGAGGTACTTTTACTAACAAATAGatatatgtatgttatatgttgaaaaaacaagcaaaataataataattttttgtaagATTCATCATTTAAATGAACCGTTGAAGTTTTTTAAGTGACCATAGATAAActcaattaacattttttttcataaatatcatAGGTTTAAATTCAATAACGTGAGctatattcaaatttatttttatataaaattgtatatatttatatatttagttcataattttaattttaattattagacatatatttttgaaattatattttaatttttttatttaagctcgAATCACATTAAACTGATAgtttattttactattaaaaaatatgaagatttttatattaattttgattattaaacttaacaaaaatatatatataaagaataaaaaataaaaagttctaaaaattctaatTCAATTAATATCACATAAATAATGATTTAGGTATCCAAATTACTAAGAAAAAAATTGAGGATTAGGGCTCTAATtggtttaagaaaatattttatatttttaatcttcaaaaaatattttctatttttaaaattaaaaaatcttttttCAAAGGTTAAAGTACGTAGTCAATCTATGTACTTGagcaaaatttgatatttaattaaaaattaaatcctattattcattctatttaaaaatattattgttaatattttctgttaattttgtcaaattaaaatgttaattaagtTATCTTCATACGTTATTGcatattattgatgtaaaataaaaatgttaaattgataaattttgatagaaaatagtaacaaaataaattattatgattGAACTAAGACttttaatccaaaaaaaaataatttttaaaacataaggACTAAATCTTAAACTTTGTCAAAGTATAGACACTAACAACATATTTTGACACTtccgaaaataaaaatacaaaaaacaaaCCTATTTTCTCATAATATAATCATAAAAATTCGGTattaaaaaatggttaaaaaagagagtgaggagatttttacttttatttaaacttgaattaatattaattcattatcaatttttctagttttgtaaaaatatttttagtgaaaataatgatttttttattttattttcacaaagtcatctttaatttttcaatcaaacatatttatttttttaatatttttcattttctaaaaaaaataacacaaaactgaccctttttttttcttttctaaaatcaAACACACTCTACATATTTCTGAATTTTCCTATCTTGATaatgatattattatattttatttattttttattaattttatattcatATTACTTTTCTATATTACTTTATAATAGTTTTAAATTACtactaattatataaattttcacaaaatagttTCCCATGCTATAtagtttctttttaaaaaaaaattcaaatgaaaaaAGGTTTTAAGGATCTAAATGAGCAAAATAGTATAGTTCAGGGACTACATAAAAGATTAAGCCTAAATAAacatatgaaaatatgaaaagtaaattaaaattttaacggaGTTAAACCCTAACGTAGGGTTTTATTAAAAGGGCAAAAAACAGGGCTCAAAATTCCATTAAAACTCCTCTCTGATATTCATCATTATCCCCAATTTTTCTCCGTTGTTCTTCATTTTAACCTAAAGAATCTTGTTTGGGGATAAACCTCTTTATCAGGTAAGTAACCCCAATTAACTTCTTTTTGCCAATATTCTGCAAAATCCCCCATCTTTtttttgggcaaaaaaatgataaaacccgccaatattttccctttttcctctCAGAAAACCAATTTCAGTTTAGCTTTTTTGCTAAATTTTGTTTAGGGTTCATGCTGCGATGTTTATATGCAGAATCAGGAGAAAAGTCTCTAAGTTGTCTAAAATGATTGCTaatttggacaagtttgttgtttTCTCTCATGTTGTCTATGATAAATCCGATGTTGTTCAAAACCCATGTTCTGTTTCATTGAATGCTAGATCTTTTAGGAGTTCTAGACTTCTCTGTGAGTCCGTACAATCATCGAGTTCGGGTTTAGCGATTCAGATCTCGCGAACGGCTAAAACCGGGGCTCGAGATGTTTTATTCGAATACTTGCATTCCACTAGGGGCTTTAGTTTCATGGATGCTGAACATATAAGCAAGAACTCGcctcatttttttgaaaaattgttgTCCAAGTTTGATCCTGAGGAAGATGTGGTGAAATCTTTGTCTAAATTCCTTAGATACAATCCTATTAACGAGTTTGAACCGTTCCTCGAGAGTCTTGGGTTGAGCCCTGCGGAGATAACGTCTCTCATTCCGCAGAGATTGATGTTTTTAACTGATGATAGTGTCATGCTCGAGAATTTTCGTGTCTTACGGGATTATGGGATTCCTCGTATTAAGATGGGAAAGATGTACAAGGAGTCTAGGGAGATCTTCGAATATGATTACGGGATATTGGCTTCGAAACTTAAGGCTTACGAGAATTTGGGTCTCAGCAAAGCAATAGTTATAAAGCTTGTTAGTTGTTGCCCATCTCTTTTGGTCGGTGGTGTTGATGCGGAATTTGCTGCGGTTCTCGAGTGGTTTAAAGAATTAGGAATGAAGAAGGATGAGATTGGAGGGTTTGTATCAGGTAAGGGCATATATGATTGGGGTAGAATGCTCGACACACTTGATTTTCTCGATAGAGTGGGTTATACTGATGAGCAGTTacataatttgcttaaaacaaATCCGGCATTGTTGTTTCAAGGTTCTGGGAAGAAGGTTTATGTACTATTTGGCCGGTTACTCAAATTAGGTCTCAAGATGAACGAGGTTTATTCCTTGTTTATGCAGAATCCGCATATCTTGTCGGTTAAGTGCACCAAAAACTTTTGTAAGGCATTGGATTTCTTGTTTGATATTGTGATGCAAACCGAAGATATTGTGCACATTGTATCTACACGCATGGAACTAATGGGTTCGTATTCTTTGAAAGGACCTAAAACGGTTTGTAGAGAGTTAAACATTAAGAGAGATGAATTATGCCAAATTATAAAGGAGGATCCGTTGAAATGGTTTGATGTGGCTTCAAAATCGAAGATTCAAAGCAGTATCCGGGTAGCTTCGAAAGATCCAAGTACATTCCTTGAGAAAACTGCTTTCTTATCGAGATTAGGCTATTTGGAAAACTCAGACGAGATGTTGAAAGCATTGAAGCAGTTCCGAGGCAGAGGGGATCAACTTCAGGAGAGATCCGATTGTTTGGTAAATGCAGGTTTGGACAGCAACGTTGTCAAGAACCTAATCAAACAGGCTCCGATGGTGCTTAACCAGTCGAAGGACTTGCTCGAGAAGAAAATCGATTGCTTAACAAACTGGTTAGGGTACCCGCTCGAATCCGTTGTGGCATTCCCTGCATATTTATGTTACGACATGGAAAGAATTAATCAAAGGTTTTCGATGTATGCTTGGCTAAGGGAGAGAGGAGCCGCCAAGTCGATGTTGTCATTGAGCACCATACTCGCGTGTTCGGATGCTCGATTTGTCAAGTATTTCGTATTAGTCCATCCTGAAGGTCCAGCCAAATGGGATAGTCTAAAGAATTCATTGAATACAGCGTAAGTTAATTTCTTCTCATTAtagtgtatataatatatatacacacatacatatatatgttgtGTTCTAATAAGAGGATTCATTGAGTTTTTGTTTTAATTCTTgattttaaacttaatttatttaattttcacaataAGTCTAATGGTTCAAATGTTGGAAATTTTGTGACTTCTTCCTTTTATTGCTATATTTAATCACTTTTCAAGGTTTTCAAGTCATTTCGAGCTTGAGCAGGTTAGGGTTTAAGATATTGCgagtagaggtgtccatgggctgGGCCGGGTTGGGTCGGGCCTAAAAATTCCCCGCTTCCTAGGGCGTGCCTGGGCCGAAATATGGGTCTGAGATTTGTCTAGGCCCGACCCAGGGAAAAATATAGAACCtcgagcccggcccatttttaattaaaatta from the Gossypium hirsutum isolate 1008001.06 chromosome D09, Gossypium_hirsutum_v2.1, whole genome shotgun sequence genome contains:
- the LOC107891750 gene encoding transcription termination factor MTEF18, mitochondrial, coding for MFICRIRRKVSKLSKMIANLDKFVVFSHVVYDKSDVVQNPCSVSLNARSFRSSRLLCESVQSSSSGLAIQISRTAKTGARDVLFEYLHSTRGFSFMDAEHISKNSPHFFEKLLSKFDPEEDVVKSLSKFLRYNPINEFEPFLESLGLSPAEITSLIPQRLMFLTDDSVMLENFRVLRDYGIPRIKMGKMYKESREIFEYDYGILASKLKAYENLGLSKAIVIKLVSCCPSLLVGGVDAEFAAVLEWFKELGMKKDEIGGFVSGKGIYDWGRMLDTLDFLDRVGYTDEQLHNLLKTNPALLFQGSGKKVYVLFGRLLKLGLKMNEVYSLFMQNPHILSVKCTKNFCKALDFLFDIVMQTEDIVHIVSTRMELMGSYSLKGPKTVCRELNIKRDELCQIIKEDPLKWFDVASKSKIQSSIRVASKDPSTFLEKTAFLSRLGYLENSDEMLKALKQFRGRGDQLQERSDCLVNAGLDSNVVKNLIKQAPMVLNQSKDLLEKKIDCLTNWLGYPLESVVAFPAYLCYDMERINQRFSMYAWLRERGAAKSMLSLSTILACSDARFVKYFVLVHPEGPAKWDSLKNSLNTA